From Pseudanabaena sp. PCC 6802, one genomic window encodes:
- a CDS encoding glycosyltransferase family 61 protein, whose product MSGSDEVEFMRYLTSSKDRCTCPAGIISADNVYLSLPTGMHLWNEKIFEDALLGTHILDNPKYLFDLETISFKKKIKIVEPSILLTFPWYYNLYHWLIEILPRLLLYDLAQDIHDLPIIVPASAPKFVRESLALTGYLDKTRLIDDGIYQFEKLHILSRLATINDISPLAIQWLNTRAITERGSSQRTRIYVSRLDAKNRYLSNEADIHNLLSDFGFETVVMTHYSFEEQIQIFQQAEIVIGSHGAAFSHIAFMNPGSIFVEFFQPGYFIDCYYRLASLKHLRYVFLIGKKTGLGFSIDPTQLRSILENALS is encoded by the coding sequence ATGTCCGGATCTGACGAAGTGGAGTTTATGAGATATCTAACTTCCTCTAAAGATAGATGCACCTGTCCAGCGGGTATTATCTCTGCAGACAACGTTTATTTGTCATTACCTACAGGGATGCACCTGTGGAATGAAAAAATATTTGAGGATGCCCTTCTTGGCACGCACATACTGGACAATCCTAAGTACCTTTTCGATCTTGAAACTATCTCTTTTAAGAAGAAAATAAAAATTGTAGAACCATCAATTTTACTGACTTTCCCCTGGTACTATAACTTATACCATTGGCTCATCGAGATCCTGCCAAGGTTGCTTTTATACGATCTTGCGCAAGATATCCATGACTTACCAATCATAGTACCAGCTTCAGCTCCTAAATTTGTAAGAGAAAGCCTTGCTTTAACTGGATATCTCGATAAAACTCGGCTTATTGATGATGGTATTTATCAATTTGAGAAATTACACATTTTAAGTAGATTAGCTACAATTAATGATATTTCCCCTCTTGCAATTCAATGGCTTAATACACGCGCAATAACCGAAAGAGGATCTTCCCAAAGAACGCGAATTTATGTTTCGAGGTTGGATGCAAAAAATCGTTATCTCAGCAATGAGGCTGATATTCACAATTTATTATCTGACTTTGGATTTGAAACGGTTGTGATGACTCATTATAGTTTTGAAGAGCAGATACAAATCTTTCAACAAGCTGAGATAGTGATAGGTAGTCACGGTGCAGCCTTTTCCCATATAGCTTTCATGAATCCAGGCTCGATATTTGTGGAATTTTTTCAGCCTGGATACTTTATTGACTGTTACTACCGTCTCGCAAGCTTGAAACATCTAAGGTACGTTTTTTTAATCGGTAAAAAAACTGGTTTAGGATTCTCCATAGACCCAACTCAATTGAGAAGTATCCTAGAGAATGCCTTATCCTAA
- a CDS encoding class I SAM-dependent methyltransferase: MQSLPNYEYSYADSASGHHHAYLLPVILETISQYAPQHAKLRVLDLGCGNGSLSQQIAKQGHEVIGVEDSSSGVLFASQHFPECKFLHASVYDLPYADLENTFDVVLSVDTIEHLLYPRELLRAARRCLKPGGNVILTTPYHGYLKNLAIALLGKMDRHFDPLWDGGHVKFFSVKTLARLVEQEGFINCQFKFAGRLPFFWKGMLCSATLASS; the protein is encoded by the coding sequence ATGCAATCTCTTCCCAACTACGAATATTCCTATGCAGATAGTGCCTCTGGACATCACCATGCCTACTTGTTACCTGTTATCTTAGAGACAATCTCGCAGTACGCCCCACAGCACGCAAAACTGCGAGTGCTGGATTTAGGCTGCGGTAATGGCAGTCTCAGCCAGCAAATTGCCAAGCAGGGGCATGAAGTAATTGGAGTTGAGGATTCCAGTTCGGGAGTTTTGTTTGCCAGCCAGCATTTCCCAGAGTGCAAATTCTTACATGCCAGCGTTTACGATCTGCCTTATGCCGATTTGGAAAATACATTCGATGTAGTTCTTTCTGTCGATACGATCGAGCACCTACTTTATCCTAGGGAACTACTTCGAGCTGCGAGAAGATGCCTTAAGCCAGGGGGTAACGTCATTCTCACCACTCCCTATCACGGCTATCTAAAAAATCTGGCGATCGCCCTGCTCGGAAAAATGGATCGTCACTTCGATCCACTATGGGATGGAGGGCACGTTAAATTCTTTTCAGTCAAAACCCTTGCCCGTCTAGTCGAGCAAGAAGGATTTATTAACTGTCAATTCAAGTTTGCGGGTAGATTACCATTTTTCTGGAAAGGAATGCTCTGCTCTGCAACCCTAGCCTCAAGTTAA
- a CDS encoding glycosyltransferase family 2 protein produces the protein MSFTPLSEQLTSLILTFNEAPNIDRTLKQLTWISRIVVVDSYSTDKTLDVLHSYPQVQVYQRQFDSFASQCNYGLGKISSQWVLSLDADYVLTDRLISEIQSLSADSDVDVYAARFKYCVFGRPLRGTLLPPRQVIYKKEKAVYKDDGHAHRVWVDGKSAMLAGCIYHDDRKPLGRWLWAQDRYMIIEAKKLLETPVRDLSLGDRLRKHKIIAPFIILFYCLILKGGILDGWAGWYYAFQRMLAEIVLAIRLIEREMDEQ, from the coding sequence ATGAGTTTCACACCATTAAGCGAACAGCTTACATCTCTGATCCTGACTTTCAATGAAGCTCCTAATATCGATCGCACTCTCAAGCAACTCACCTGGATAAGTAGAATCGTTGTCGTTGACAGCTATAGTACAGATAAAACTTTGGATGTTTTACACTCTTATCCTCAAGTACAGGTCTACCAACGACAGTTTGATTCCTTTGCCAGTCAGTGTAATTACGGGCTAGGCAAGATTTCATCGCAATGGGTTCTGTCGCTCGATGCCGATTATGTCTTAACCGATCGGCTAATCAGCGAGATTCAGTCACTGTCAGCAGATTCTGATGTGGATGTTTACGCTGCTAGATTCAAATACTGCGTGTTTGGTCGTCCTTTACGCGGCACCCTACTTCCACCTCGGCAAGTAATCTACAAAAAGGAAAAAGCTGTTTACAAAGATGACGGGCACGCGCATCGGGTTTGGGTGGATGGGAAATCGGCAATGCTGGCTGGCTGTATATATCATGACGATCGCAAACCTCTAGGGCGTTGGCTCTGGGCGCAGGATCGCTACATGATAATCGAAGCCAAAAAATTACTAGAAACCCCTGTAAGAGACCTGAGTTTGGGCGATCGCCTCCGCAAGCACAAAATAATTGCGCCTTTTATTATTTTGTTTTATTGTCTCATCCTTAAAGGCGGCATCTTAGACGGTTGGGCGGGGTGGTATTATGCTTTCCAGCGCATGCTAGCTGAGATCGTCTTAGCGATACGACTCATAGAACGAGAAATGGACGAGCAGTAG
- a CDS encoding putative colanic acid biosynthesis acetyltransferase, whose product MHLDQYNLGDYSPGASIWKQAMWYFIGSPLVQSYWIPLSICKVLLLRCFGAQIGTHVRIKPGVKIKFPWRLTVGDYVWIGENTWIDNLAPITIGNHVCISQDVYLCTGNHDWRHPDFKLITSSIDIQDSCWIAARAVVGPGVTVGEGAVLGLGSVAGRSLEPMQIYLGNPAQSIKQRKL is encoded by the coding sequence ATGCACTTAGACCAATATAACCTTGGAGACTATAGTCCTGGAGCCTCTATCTGGAAACAGGCTATGTGGTACTTTATTGGTAGTCCGTTAGTGCAGAGCTACTGGATTCCACTTTCCATCTGTAAAGTGCTGCTACTAAGGTGCTTTGGCGCGCAGATTGGTACGCACGTGCGCATTAAGCCAGGAGTCAAAATCAAATTTCCGTGGCGTTTGACTGTAGGAGATTATGTATGGATTGGAGAGAATACCTGGATAGATAACCTGGCTCCCATTACTATAGGAAATCACGTCTGTATTTCCCAAGATGTCTATCTTTGTACGGGCAATCACGACTGGCGACATCCAGATTTCAAACTAATTACATCAAGCATTGATATTCAAGACAGTTGTTGGATTGCTGCACGGGCTGTAGTTGGCCCTGGCGTAACTGTTGGCGAAGGCGCTGTGTTGGGCTTGGGCAGTGTAGCTGGGCGCTCACTAGAACCCATGCAAATTTACTTAGGGAATCCAGCTCAATCCATTAAGCAGCGCAAGCTCTAA
- a CDS encoding right-handed parallel beta-helix repeat-containing protein, whose protein sequence is MRYIFTFLLVFFSIVAFDRVHLLPVSAVSHFTSGGRSFMEEFMGPFPSWANLKTRYGAVGDGKSDDTQALQAALNDLGKTGKSSVLYLPAGTYKITNQLDLSKVRNVAIVGESPDLVNLRWAGAPGGTMLRFQNTAYTRVQRVTFDGNNTAGNGLWIRWDGKTKNFPTTFDISDNVFKNLQVGVRGGKYPTSDGHQDTAAEVAINRSKFVGNSTGILLNDWNTVDWWIRDSLFDRNNNGIRGEIGVFHVSNSVFKNSTSGDIWARDNFYIGLRNNYSVGSPYFYQTGGPTSSGQIATIQNNTILDATDTAIQIKTPGPVTLLDNRIRNSAGNSKPAVTFGGFVPGNVVAVGNSFSVKHPIKIDSTYNRFLDLDTSVRDRSAIQASQPVLPPTPERATAPVIEVDALTGESIQAAIDRAVRDYSGQRPIVHLRAGNYAVSSTISIPAGSDLRLVGDVGYLAFSGVSRLSWRGTQTGPILSIQGPSHAVVQDIFIFGDSNKQVPGIAIQGVDRPGGRIFLNQTQTSAFANTGAGLRVKGLDYTTVDAINHQFGGDKGIRVIGGAKTKSGQLTTARVNLFGGTSGSVGVGPSFQVNDGGRLIVRDSWYENGKTRTPMLQLSSNNSGNITLDNMRQQYFAHGAGDTPVIAIDGFSGQVTINGIAFNGASIQTKGSNPDMNVLLLNSIFGKQDSFSSEFSDSATDGKVSFLQNWTTTSGKGQQYTNQGTIDPGWLYSMLAPLRQEKLADRSLPVPSDVTDLTFLRVGIESVSDGFVITP, encoded by the coding sequence GTGAGGTATATCTTTACATTTTTACTTGTATTTTTTAGCATAGTGGCATTCGATCGCGTCCACTTGCTACCTGTTTCGGCTGTCTCGCATTTTACATCTGGGGGAAGATCGTTCATGGAAGAGTTTATGGGGCCATTCCCGAGTTGGGCTAATCTCAAGACTCGTTACGGTGCGGTAGGCGACGGCAAGAGCGATGACACGCAGGCACTACAAGCTGCATTGAACGACCTTGGCAAAACGGGCAAGTCTAGCGTCCTCTATCTTCCCGCCGGCACGTATAAGATAACTAATCAGCTCGACCTTTCTAAAGTTCGTAATGTTGCGATCGTGGGCGAGTCTCCGGATCTGGTAAACTTGCGTTGGGCTGGGGCACCTGGCGGAACGATGCTGCGGTTCCAAAATACAGCCTATACCAGGGTTCAGCGCGTGACCTTCGACGGTAACAATACTGCTGGCAATGGGTTATGGATACGCTGGGATGGGAAAACTAAAAATTTCCCAACTACATTCGATATCTCAGACAACGTATTCAAAAATCTGCAAGTTGGGGTACGTGGAGGGAAATATCCAACTAGTGACGGTCATCAGGACACTGCTGCTGAAGTTGCTATCAACCGCAGCAAGTTCGTTGGGAATTCAACTGGCATTTTGTTGAATGACTGGAATACAGTTGATTGGTGGATTCGCGATTCTCTGTTCGATCGCAACAATAATGGCATTAGAGGAGAAATCGGCGTTTTCCATGTCTCGAACTCAGTCTTCAAAAATTCTACCAGTGGAGATATTTGGGCGCGAGATAACTTCTATATCGGTCTGCGCAACAACTACTCTGTCGGATCGCCCTACTTCTATCAGACAGGTGGCCCCACCTCATCTGGACAGATTGCTACAATTCAAAACAATACGATCCTGGACGCTACAGATACGGCAATTCAGATTAAGACACCCGGCCCCGTCACGTTGCTCGACAATAGAATCCGAAATAGTGCGGGAAATTCAAAGCCAGCGGTTACTTTCGGCGGATTTGTGCCGGGCAATGTCGTTGCTGTTGGCAACTCCTTTTCGGTTAAACACCCTATTAAAATCGATTCGACATACAATCGTTTTCTCGATCTCGACACTTCTGTTAGAGATAGATCTGCAATCCAAGCTTCCCAGCCAGTGCTTCCCCCCACGCCAGAACGCGCAACGGCTCCTGTAATTGAGGTCGATGCCCTGACAGGAGAAAGCATACAAGCTGCGATCGACAGAGCAGTGCGAGATTACTCGGGTCAGCGCCCAATCGTACACCTCCGGGCAGGTAACTATGCTGTCTCTTCGACAATCTCAATTCCTGCGGGCAGCGATCTCAGGTTAGTTGGTGACGTGGGATATCTAGCTTTTAGCGGAGTCTCAAGATTGTCGTGGCGCGGTACGCAGACTGGGCCAATATTGTCAATACAGGGGCCATCCCATGCCGTTGTCCAGGATATTTTTATATTTGGCGACTCAAATAAGCAGGTGCCAGGAATAGCGATCCAGGGTGTCGATCGACCTGGCGGGCGCATTTTCTTGAACCAAACCCAAACCAGTGCCTTTGCTAACACTGGCGCAGGTCTGCGCGTTAAAGGTCTTGACTACACCACTGTTGATGCCATCAACCACCAATTTGGTGGGGACAAAGGGATCCGCGTTATAGGAGGTGCAAAGACAAAGTCAGGACAGTTAACTACAGCGCGGGTAAATCTCTTCGGAGGCACTAGTGGTTCTGTAGGGGTGGGGCCATCTTTTCAGGTAAATGATGGTGGACGGCTCATAGTGCGGGATTCCTGGTACGAAAATGGCAAAACGAGAACTCCCATGCTCCAGCTATCGAGTAATAACAGTGGCAACATTACGCTCGACAACATGCGTCAACAGTATTTTGCCCATGGTGCTGGTGACACGCCGGTTATTGCGATCGATGGGTTTTCGGGGCAGGTTACCATTAATGGCATTGCCTTCAATGGTGCATCCATTCAGACAAAGGGCAGTAACCCTGACATGAATGTATTACTGCTGAACTCAATTTTTGGCAAACAAGATAGCTTCTCCTCGGAATTCTCTGACTCAGCAACCGATGGAAAAGTGTCATTTCTCCAAAATTGGACTACGACAAGCGGTAAAGGGCAACAGTATACCAATCAAGGCACAATCGATCCAGGCTGGTTGTATTCGATGTTAGCACCGCTTAGACAAGAGAAGTTAGCCGATCGCTCGCTTCCCGTACCATCCGATGTCACAGATCTGACTTTCCTACGAGTGGGTATAGAGAGCGTTTCAGATGGGTTCGTAATTACGCCATAG